A window from Chiloscyllium punctatum isolate Juve2018m chromosome 3, sChiPun1.3, whole genome shotgun sequence encodes these proteins:
- the cyp1b1 gene encoding cytochrome P450 1B1: MIANQTCAFDQGLSASPSVQWILAATLSALLGLQACRWLQQHLQHCEPGGPPGPFPWPLIGNAAQLGRAPHLTFCRLAERYGSVFRLKLGSRAVVVLNGEESIRQALVRQGADFSGRPDFSSFAVVSRGQSLAFGRHCDLWRLHRKVAHSTVRAFCTSNLETKRVFERHVVCETQQLVSVFMDRSRLDPYFDPWPNLVVAVANVMSAACFGRRYNHSDQEFTSLLSKNHRFGQTVGAGSLVDIMPWLQYFPNPVRSVYRDFKQLNQDFYLFVEEKAQQHRQGFRPDRLRDMTDAFIRTIEHGGVTSATGLTLSPDYVDSTISDIFGASQDTLSTALHWIILYLVWQPQVQAKIHQELDRVVGRQRIPNIEDQPRLPYLMAFLYEALRFSSFVSLTIPHATTRHTLLSGYRIAKGTVIFVNQWSVNHDPRKWHQPEVFDPCRFLTEAGTFNKDLASQVMIFSLGRRRCIGDELAKMQLFLSVSLLMHQCTFRANPKEKLTLDFTYGLTLKPKPFTINMTLRDTLEPLNVAVQRIQQANSNQ, translated from the coding sequence ATGATCGCCAATCAAACGTGCGCCTTCGACCAAGGGCTGTCTGCTAGCCCCAGTGTGCAGTGGATACTGGCggccactctctctgccctgctCGGGCTGCAAGCCTGTAGGTGGCTGCAGCAGCATCTGCAGCACTGCGAGCCCGGGGGCCCGCCCGGCCCTTTCCCCTGGCCCTTGATTGGAAACGCGGCTCAGCTCGGCCGGGCGCCGCACCTCACCTTCTGCAGGCTGGCCGAGCGGTACGGCAGCGTGTTCCGCCTCAAGCTGGGCAGCCGCGCCGTGGTGGTGCTGAACGGCGAGGAGTCCATCCGCCAGGCGCTGGTGCGGCAAGGCGCCGATTTCTCGGGCAGACCGGACTTCAGCTCGTTCGCGGTGGTGTCCAGGGGTCAGAGCCTGGCTTTCGGCCGTCACTGCGACCTGTGGCGGCTGCACCGTAAGGTCGCTCACTCCACCGTGCGGGCTTTCTGCACCAGCAACCTGGAGACCAAGAGGGTCTTTGAGCGGCATGTGGTGTGCGAGACCCAGCAGCTGGTCAGTGTGTTCATGGACAGGAGCCGCCTGGACCCTTACTTTGACCCATGGCCCAACCTGGTGGTGGCTGTGGCCAATGTGATGAGCGCGGCGTGCTTCGGAAGGAGGTACAACCACAGTGACCAGGAGTTCACCTCGTTACTCTCCAAGAACCACCGCTTCGGGCAGACGGTGGGGGCCGGCAGCCTGGTGGACATCATGCCCTGGCTGCAGTACTTCCCGAACCCGGTGCGCAGCGTTTACCGGGACTTCAAGCAGCTCAACCAGGACTTCTACCTCTTTGTGGAGGAGAAGGCTCAGCAGCACCGCCAGGGTTTCCGGCCGGACCGGCTCCGGGACATGACGGACGCCTTCATCCGCACCATCGAGCACGGCGGGGTGACCAGCGCCACCGGCCTGACCCTCAGCCCCGACTACGTGGACTCCACCATCAGCGACATCTTCGGGGCCAGCCAGGACACGCTGTCCACCGCCCTGCATTGGATCATCTTGTACCTGGTGTGGCAGCCCCAGGTCCAGGCCAAAATCCACCAGGAGCTGGACAGGGTGGTGGGCAGGCAGCGCATCCCCAACATTGAGGACCAGCCCCGCCTGCCCTACTTGATGGCGTTCCTGTACGAGGCGCTGCGCTTCAGCAGCTTCGTGTCCCTCACCATCCCGCACGCCACCACCCGGCACACCCTGCTCTCGGGTTACCGCATCGCCAAGGGCACCGTGATCTTCGTCAACCAGTGGTCAGTCAACCACGACCCACGCAAGTGGCACCAGCCCGAGGTCTTTGACCCTTGCAGGTTCCTCACCGAGGCGGGCACCTTCAACAAGGACCTGGCCAGCCAAGTGATGATCTTCTCGCTGGGCAGAAGGAGGTGCATCGGGGACGAACTGGCCAAAATGCAGCTCTTCCTCAGCGTCTCCCTCCTGATGCACCAGTGCACCTTCCGGGCCAACCCCAAAGAGAAGCTCACCCTGGACTTCACTTACGGCTTAACCTTAAAACCCAAACCATTCACCATCAACATGACTCTGCGTGACACACTGGAGCCTCTGAATGTGGCTGTGCAGAGAATCCAACAGGCCAACAGCAATCAATAA